Part of the Mytilus trossulus isolate FHL-02 chromosome 2, PNRI_Mtr1.1.1.hap1, whole genome shotgun sequence genome is shown below.
atgaccaTGATGTTTACTTGGATCATCAGCTATGCCATTATTTGCCTCTTCATTTCCATCACAAATGATATCACGATCTGTTTCATCTTCAGTACTAGTACAATCATTGTTTTCCTCAAATTCTTTAAAAGATGAATCAAACTGAAAAAAGGAgggcaaaatcaaatacatgaatGGGAAGCAAAATTCTGCTAATTTACATAACTTTTAAGGATtaaatacacacacacacatatatatatatatataaagtcatggaatacatatacaaaaatatgctTCAGGATGCATATGTGTCAATATTAATTATTGTACTGGGTGTACATGTAGGCACTAAAAAAGAGAACCATATGATATATGTGCTTTTCTTATTCTTTCAATTGGGTCGGTGTATGCTATACCGGCTAATAAAAGATGGAGATAAAATTCCCAGGGCAAACGATGATTGAAttcatgtaaatgaaataacactttttaatttttgtacatagACACCTTTATGGCTTTAAGCATCTGATATTGCCATAGAAATCATATATACacgaaattataataaattacacCAGTATTGTAACgaaaaatttttaattaatttcttaaaaacactaaaacaaatgatttatagACATGTGTATGGTGAACGTCCGACatctttttaaatcaaaatattttaaatagacAATTAGAACTTTTTACATTGTTTAGAAATCACAGCAAATACTTACGTTTGTGGTCTTAAATATCTTGTGATCAAATATTGAAGGCAATGGGTGATCTTTTGTTGGACCTCTCTTCGTTATGAAATGCTCTGAACAAAGCCTTGAACAACTTGTTGGCTTCCATTGTTTGCGACTGACACGGCATTGCCATATAGATTTGTGTCTTCTATTTACAGGAAACCTATGTAAAGTCACAGTATTGTCATTTATGCTTTTGCCACTATAGTTATGGCAATTTGTTGCACAACAGTATAGTTTTCCCATGACTATATCTCGCTATAAACTGACTTTATCCACCGTGCAACCAGTTACGTTTCAGTTTGCCGGTTACCTACCGGAAGCACTTTTACCACTATCTCCTTTCACAGGAGAGTTCCAAATTTCAGGGAAGATAACCTAGTTATCGGAAAGGGCTATAAGTATTTTTCAATGGCATATTAAGTTAtaacatttctaaatttaaatgcGGCATCAGTTGTATTGTTCTCATCATTGCCCATAATCAATGACATTCGGGAAAGGGTTCAAATTAATAGAAATTACTAAAACAAACATGCATATGTGCAGTGACACACTCAACTGATAACGGTTGACCAACTCTATAAAGGCAAACATATCCGTGATTAAATATGAGAGTGTTTGTGGTCTAGCTGTCATGTAAATCcatgaattaaaaataagatGGTGTGTAGTTAGTAAACTGTACAAATTCtgacaccataagatggtgataATGGCATGTAACTGTCAGAAAAAGGAAATGAGATATATGTTTTAGTTAGAGACTGAAATCTTCACGTTTGTCATATATCTTCTTCTAATGCTTATTGACAATTACAGGTCAAGGTATAAACAAGCTTTGGGTTAACTCAGTAATGTGACTTGTCAATAACTTATATCTCAGTATTAAAGATGGGGAAAATAtcgtttttaaacatttaattgatGAGGATATTTCAAAAACTGAAATACATGAAATGACAACGcaaattctttcatttaaacCATTACACAATTTTTGCTTTTTTCcgataacagaaaaaaatccaaaatgagGCTGTATATATTCCTGGGACTATAGTAGAGTCCATATTCCTTacaataaatgttgttttatgtGAATTATGGCAGTTTTGGGAAGAAATATTGTGTAACTACTGTCCAACTTACATTTTCATTACTTCTTTGCAGTTAACATTAGAAGTAAAATAATACTTATAGAAGGCTTTCACAGAGAGTCGAACTATGAAGTGTCATGACAAAACTGCAGTTATTGCAATACttatgttttgtctacaaatgactcatcagtgacgctagaatAAACAAAAGTTCACCATTTTGACTGAGAAGCACTCTTCTGactgttgtgagcacttaaggacgttcaaaattagtttttaaaaataacaaataaatgtagatttttgtaattttctgtGTCTGTGTTGTTACGGTTTACACAGAAGACGTTGATTTCATTAACGATTTATaccgttttttttcttttgtccttTTCAGTTTTACGACAGCATAGTGTTTCCATACAACAAACCAGAGGCAGGAATGTCTTTCAAAAAATCACCACTTAATCTGAACGGATGCACTAGTGATCAATTCTGTTTGTTTTACCTATCACCAATAATTATTGTGtaagttatttatatatagaaggatgtggtatgagtgccaatgagacaagttcagacaactctccatccaagtcaaaatttataaaagtaaactattagaGTTCAAGGTACGGTCATCAACACGGAGCCTTCGCTTacaacgaacagcaagctataaattaAGGCcccaaaaaattaataatgtaaaaccattcaaacgggaaaacaaacggtctaatatatcgagaaacgaaaaacaattatgaaccacatcaacaaacgacaactactgaacatcagattcctgatttGTATTTTTGCTAAGGATCTTTAAAACTAGTTGTTGCTTGCATAGTATTTTGTATAAAGACAACTGTACGTAAGGGAAACGTGATCGGAAAGTCTACACATACATTTTCTACTCATTTGATATCCCACCAAATTTATTCTGTAGGTAAAAGATATTAACAAACGTCCAGTGGTCAATTTAAAGCTGTTGGACTGTCACAAAGTAGAACAGAAATATTAtgacatatatatgttaatagatgccataaagaaaaaaaataccccaCTGTAAAAGATtgttaataatttcaaaacaaaaattctgtATAAAGCATTTTAGAACAAATACTGTTGTCTATCgctttaacatatattttatttaagtcacCTTGTTCATGTATATGCATCTACGAATTACATGCCCTTTTCTTATCGCAGAGGACAACATACCATTGCGATATATGGCGAACATGACAAATTTGTTCCAATGTCTCCCCAACGAGTAACAGATGTTATATATACCGAGGACGATATGGTTCTTCAATTGGTTGGTGTACCATCAGAGAAAGTTGTCCTATCGTATCTGTTGGACGGCGTGCAGAAAAATATCACTACAGTCTTCAGTACTTCTCGAACAGCTCACATCAGCCTCGTTTTAGGAAAGACTAAACATGTGACAATTGCACACCAAAGACCATTTACAGGATCTTTCAATGGATTTGGAAAGAGAGGCGTATGattgttgaaataaatattaaaatggaaaTTATGAACAAACTAGATAATTTTCTCTTAATTTATGATTTcttgcaaaatgaaaaaaaaactgacttgTATCTTTATGgtttaattattgaaatttgaataatgatTTGAAGATTTATTACTTAAGCGTAAGATAACAAATTGTTGCCCCTAAATGCAGTATTTACAATACTTACTAAGCTTGATGACACATTATTATGCAAAACAGAGCAAACTTTAGctgaatttaagaaaaaaaagacgaaacaacaaacaaaactactAAACAAATCCTTTGCAACAACAACACTTCCAGAAAGCTAATCGCCCAGCAAATCTAGCCCCACACAAAAATACCTTAGAAATCTGCTGGTGTTTAGGAATAAACCGTACTTGCTCCGCCAGACGCTGACTGCTCATGCCATAAACAAAAATCGGTGAAAGAAATGAAAACAGAAAAGAGATGAATAATTTTACTGCAGCTAATATCATATAGCACAGGTCATATCCGACACCTATATTTTATAACGGTAACGAAACCATAGTGGCGTTCATAGAAATGACTTTAACATAaatatttaccattttttttgttcaatggCTTCCTTTTATGCTGTAATCCTTGGTGAGAATGGTGGCAACAAAGACAGTATGTCCAGAGGTAACCGTGAAAGGCTGCTTCTTCCACTTCACCCAGTGTTTATGGCGAAAGTcatagaaatt
Proteins encoded:
- the LOC134707957 gene encoding peroxynitrite isomerase THAP4-like; the protein is MGKLYCCATNCHNYSGKSINDNTVTLHRFPVNRRHKSIWQCRVSRKQWKPTSCSRLCSEHFITKRGPTKDHPLPSIFDHKIFKTTNFDSSFKEFEENNDCTSTEDETDRDIICDGNEEANNGIADDPSKHHGHFV